In Bifidobacterium actinocoloniiforme DSM 22766, a genomic segment contains:
- a CDS encoding peptide ABC transporter substrate-binding protein yields MIRKSRTAVLLASACSIAIALSACGGSSDSGKASESPEGSTDAMISVFGSEPAKPLIPSDTTEVGGGNPMDLLFSGLVRFDSKGKTHNEVAQEIKPNADMTQYTITLKPGWKFTDGTPVTASSFTKAWSWGANVNNAQLGSSFYGVIKGFDALQAKGVPADAQLEGLKVQNDHSFTVELSVPSSTFPTQLGMSYFAPLPESFFKDPKAFGEKPVSDGPYKFQSWEHNKSVKLVKNKDYKGDTKVKNGGIEFRSYTDPTAAYADVQSGNLDVLDTIPSADIKTFQTDSQVQAVNEPGPVFQDFTIPTYMKHFGQDKEGKLRRQAISMSIDRKQLLDKVLGDTGTVATDFSAPTIPGSSKTLKGEDVLKYNPTKAKELWAEANKISAWSDSDTFKMAYNSDGGHKEIYDALANSIKNSLGIKAEGNPQPTFNEFRNNVSARKFTDSAFRSGWQPDYPSLENYLQPIYSTAAADGNGSNDGDYKNPKFDDLLKKGSQAKTADEANKCFQQSEEILLEDLPVVPLYNANSKGVAAKNVHGFTFTWKATPDYTNLTK; encoded by the coding sequence ATGATAAGGAAATCACGCACGGCGGTTTTGCTGGCGTCAGCCTGCTCAATCGCAATCGCCTTGAGCGCTTGTGGCGGTTCGTCGGATTCCGGCAAGGCGTCTGAATCGCCGGAAGGGTCGACGGACGCGATGATCAGCGTTTTCGGATCCGAGCCGGCCAAACCGCTGATCCCCTCGGATACCACCGAGGTGGGCGGCGGGAACCCGATGGACCTGCTTTTCTCAGGACTGGTTCGCTTCGACTCCAAGGGCAAGACTCACAACGAGGTCGCTCAGGAGATCAAGCCCAACGCGGATATGACACAGTACACGATTACCCTGAAGCCAGGTTGGAAGTTCACTGATGGCACTCCGGTCACCGCTTCCTCCTTCACTAAGGCCTGGTCGTGGGGCGCGAACGTGAACAACGCCCAGCTGGGTTCCAGTTTCTACGGCGTTATCAAGGGATTCGACGCCTTGCAGGCCAAGGGCGTGCCAGCGGACGCGCAGCTGGAGGGCCTCAAGGTTCAGAACGACCATAGCTTCACGGTTGAGCTATCCGTTCCCTCTTCCACCTTCCCGACCCAGCTCGGCATGTCCTACTTCGCTCCGCTGCCTGAGTCCTTCTTCAAGGACCCCAAGGCCTTCGGCGAGAAGCCGGTCTCTGACGGGCCGTACAAGTTCCAGTCCTGGGAGCACAACAAGTCGGTCAAACTTGTGAAGAACAAGGATTACAAGGGCGACACGAAGGTGAAGAACGGCGGCATCGAGTTCCGCTCATACACAGATCCGACCGCTGCCTATGCGGATGTGCAGTCCGGCAACCTTGACGTGCTCGACACGATTCCCTCCGCGGACATCAAGACCTTCCAGACCGATTCCCAAGTCCAGGCCGTAAACGAACCTGGTCCCGTCTTCCAGGATTTCACGATTCCTACCTACATGAAGCACTTCGGTCAGGACAAGGAAGGCAAGCTGCGCCGTCAGGCGATCTCGATGTCGATTGACCGCAAGCAGCTGCTCGACAAGGTGTTGGGCGACACCGGCACTGTGGCCACCGACTTCTCGGCCCCTACGATTCCGGGTTCCTCCAAGACCTTGAAGGGCGAGGATGTGTTGAAGTACAACCCGACGAAGGCTAAGGAGTTGTGGGCTGAGGCCAACAAGATCTCGGCTTGGTCCGATTCGGATACGTTCAAGATGGCCTACAATTCCGATGGTGGTCACAAGGAGATTTACGACGCGCTCGCCAATTCGATCAAGAATTCGCTGGGCATCAAGGCCGAGGGCAACCCCCAGCCCACGTTCAACGAGTTCCGCAACAACGTGTCGGCCCGTAAGTTCACCGATTCGGCCTTCCGTTCCGGCTGGCAGCCTGATTACCCCTCGTTGGAGAACTATCTGCAGCCGATCTACTCCACGGCCGCGGCCGATGGCAATGGTTCGAACGACGGCGATTACAAGAACCCGAAGTTCGACGACCTGCTCAAGAAGGGTTCGCAGGCCAAGACCGCGGATGAAGCCAACAAGTGCTTCCAGCAGTCCGAGGAGATCCTCCTGGAGGACCTGCCGGTCGTGCCGCTCTACAACGCTAACTCCAAAGGTGTTGCCGCTAAGAACGTGCACGGCTTCACCTTCACCTGGAAGGCCACTCCCGACTACACGAATCTGACCAAGTAG
- a CDS encoding peptide ABC transporter substrate-binding protein, translated as MRKTSLTALTTSVCSLALILSGCGSSNNANNDNNPQAGSTTDAIISVFGSEPAKPLIPSNTNEVGGGNPLDMLFSKLVRFDDKGKPVNDIAKEIKPNADMTKYTITIKDGWKFTDGTPVTASSFTKAWSWGANAANGQLSSSFFNPIKGFDDLQASGVDPSAQLSGLKVLDDHTFTVELNAPSSTFPILVGYTSYAPLPEVFYKDTKAFGEKPVSVGPYKFKSWEHNKSIVLVKNPDYQGDIKVKNGGLEFRNYTDPTAAYADVQSGNLDVMDTIPTSALKTYMSDQSVQAKSEPGSVFQYITIPSAMNHFKEDEEGRLRRQAISMSIDRQKIIDKVLAGTAKPATDFIAPPIPGYSASLKGGDVLKYNPKKAKELWTKANAISPWAPNDSFKMAYNSDGGHKDIYDAIANSIKNSLGIDAAGSPIPTFSEFNGNITRRTFAANGMAFRTGWQPDYPSPEDYLKPKFASSSAGGHGSNHGDYKNRQVDDLLNQAAAAKSTDAANKVFQQAEEILLKDLPTIPLYYANSKGVAAKGIHGFAFTWKGTPVYPDLTK; from the coding sequence ATGAGGAAGACCAGCCTGACCGCCTTGACGACCTCCGTCTGCTCTTTGGCATTGATTTTGAGCGGGTGCGGTAGTTCGAATAACGCTAATAATGACAACAACCCACAGGCCGGCAGCACTACGGACGCGATAATCAGCGTCTTTGGTTCCGAGCCCGCCAAGCCCCTGATTCCTTCGAACACGAATGAGGTGGGCGGCGGCAACCCGCTGGACATGCTTTTCTCCAAGCTCGTGCGCTTCGATGACAAAGGCAAACCTGTCAACGACATCGCCAAGGAAATCAAGCCCAACGCCGACATGACCAAGTACACGATCACCATTAAGGATGGGTGGAAGTTCACCGACGGCACTCCAGTCACCGCTTCCTCCTTCACTAAGGCTTGGTCCTGGGGCGCCAACGCGGCCAATGGGCAGTTGAGCTCCAGTTTCTTCAACCCAATCAAGGGTTTCGACGACTTGCAAGCCAGTGGTGTGGATCCTTCCGCACAACTCTCAGGCCTTAAAGTACTTGACGATCACACGTTCACTGTGGAGCTGAACGCTCCTTCTTCGACCTTCCCGATCCTGGTGGGCTACACCTCGTATGCCCCTCTGCCCGAGGTCTTTTACAAAGACACGAAGGCCTTCGGCGAGAAGCCCGTCTCGGTAGGACCTTACAAATTCAAGTCCTGGGAGCACAACAAGTCGATTGTCCTGGTCAAAAACCCGGATTACCAGGGAGACATCAAAGTCAAGAACGGTGGTCTGGAATTCCGGAACTACACCGATCCAACCGCGGCCTATGCCGACGTACAGTCCGGCAACCTGGACGTGATGGACACCATCCCTACATCCGCTTTGAAAACCTACATGTCTGACCAGAGCGTGCAGGCAAAGTCTGAGCCGGGTTCGGTTTTCCAATACATCACCATCCCTTCGGCCATGAATCACTTCAAGGAGGACGAGGAAGGTCGCCTTCGTCGGCAGGCCATCTCCATGTCTATTGACCGTCAGAAGATCATTGACAAGGTTCTGGCAGGCACCGCCAAGCCCGCGACGGACTTCATCGCTCCGCCCATCCCTGGATACTCCGCTTCGCTCAAGGGCGGTGACGTCTTGAAGTACAATCCGAAGAAGGCCAAGGAGCTCTGGACGAAGGCGAATGCCATATCGCCCTGGGCGCCCAACGATTCCTTCAAGATGGCCTATAACTCAGACGGCGGTCACAAGGATATATACGACGCGATCGCCAATTCGATCAAGAACTCCTTGGGCATCGACGCGGCCGGTTCGCCCATCCCGACTTTCTCCGAGTTCAACGGCAACATCACCCGACGCACCTTCGCCGCCAACGGCATGGCGTTCCGCACGGGTTGGCAGCCGGACTACCCGTCCCCGGAGGATTATTTGAAGCCCAAGTTCGCTTCGAGCTCGGCCGGCGGTCATGGCTCCAATCATGGGGACTATAAAAACCGGCAAGTCGATGATCTTTTGAACCAGGCCGCCGCAGCCAAAAGCACAGACGCGGCCAACAAGGTTTTCCAGCAAGCCGAGGAGATCCTACTCAAGGACCTCCCGACGATTCCCCTCTATTACGCCAACTCCAAAGGGGTGGCCGCCAAAGGGATTCACGGCTTCGCTTTCACTTGGAAGGGGACCCCGGTCTACCCTGATTTAACGAAATGA
- a CDS encoding ABC transporter permease has protein sequence MGKYLLRRILQMIPVVLGTTLLIYALVFALPGDPVAAMFGDKPVNQAVAAQIRSEYNLDKPFFVQYLLFLKNALTLNFGKTFAGQPVISVIGRAFPVTIKLALMAFVFEGIFGILFGIVSGLTKGKWSDQIILIISLLLISVPTFVTGFILQYLFGVKWHLLPATAGASPGFIDLLMPAIVLGSVSMASIIRLTRTEISTNISEDYVRTARAKGMSDFQVTVRHVLRNSLIPVVTYLGADIGGLMGGAMITERIFNIQGVGNTLYQAILRGEGTLVVSIVTIMVMIFVLCSLVVDMLYAVLDPRIRYA, from the coding sequence ATGGGCAAATATCTTCTGCGTCGAATTCTGCAGATGATTCCCGTTGTTCTCGGTACGACTCTGTTGATTTACGCGCTGGTTTTCGCGTTGCCTGGTGACCCTGTCGCCGCGATGTTCGGAGACAAGCCGGTCAATCAGGCCGTAGCCGCCCAGATACGATCGGAATACAACCTGGACAAGCCATTCTTCGTCCAGTACCTGCTCTTCCTGAAGAATGCGCTGACCCTGAACTTCGGCAAGACCTTCGCAGGCCAGCCAGTCATAAGCGTGATCGGGCGAGCCTTCCCGGTAACAATCAAGCTGGCGCTGATGGCCTTTGTCTTCGAGGGGATCTTCGGCATTCTCTTCGGCATCGTCTCCGGCCTCACCAAAGGCAAGTGGTCCGATCAGATCATCCTGATCATCTCCCTCCTGCTGATTTCAGTGCCTACCTTCGTCACCGGCTTCATCCTGCAGTACCTCTTCGGCGTGAAGTGGCACCTCCTGCCGGCTACGGCCGGCGCGTCGCCTGGCTTCATCGACCTGTTGATGCCCGCCATAGTGCTTGGATCGGTCTCGATGGCATCGATAATCCGACTGACCCGCACTGAGATTTCAACAAACATCTCAGAGGACTACGTGCGCACCGCCCGAGCCAAGGGCATGAGCGACTTCCAAGTCACCGTTCGCCACGTCCTGCGCAACTCGCTGATCCCTGTGGTCACCTACCTGGGGGCCGACATCGGCGGTCTGATGGGCGGCGCGATGATCACCGAGCGCATCTTCAACATCCAAGGCGTGGGCAATACGCTCTATCAGGCCATCTTGCGCGGCGAGGGCACCTTGGTGGTCTCGATCGTGACGATCATGGTGATGATCTTCGTATTGTGCAGCCTCGTGGTCGACATGCTCTATGCGGTGCTTGATCCGCGCATCCGGTACGCGTGA
- a CDS encoding peptide ABC transporter substrate-binding protein encodes MHNTKQKITITAAACIVALSLGACGSASEGSDSSAKSDSNAIITAFDTEPQNGLIPGDTNERGGGRPSSMLFSGLVGVTPDGKSVNEVADSITPSADKTQYTVKLKPGWKFSDGSPVKASSFTKAWSYTANAVNAQKGSSFLSLIKGYDELQDTNIKSDAQLSGLKVIDDLTFTVDLTQPDSVFPIKVGYDAFFPLPESFYKDPKGFGEHPVGNGPYKFQSWEHNKSIQLVKNPYYKGQFKPRNGGITFKIYTSTDAAYADIQAGNLDLMENVPASASKTFTSDTNVQSFNKAGSSIAAVALPSNLEHFKEDQEGILRRQAISMSIDRESICKKVLNGTASPAASYSAPTIPGYTTDLENSGNIKYNPKKAKELWDQANKISKIPADYKLTFSYNADETSYKSVYKAVANMVKSNLGIDTEDVPVATFQEYRQNVTARKMTGAFHAGWTPDYPSVENYLHPIYASDSADGKGANDTDYKNPEFDDLIKQSAKAADSKEENALYAKAQGILLRDMPGIPLYYLNRTGAASKQVKDFTMSWQNYPVYWMASVTSK; translated from the coding sequence GTGCACAACACTAAACAGAAGATAACGATTACCGCCGCAGCCTGTATCGTGGCCCTATCCCTGGGCGCCTGCGGAAGTGCGTCCGAAGGTTCGGACTCCTCGGCGAAATCCGATTCCAACGCGATTATCACCGCGTTTGATACTGAGCCTCAGAACGGGCTGATTCCAGGGGATACCAACGAGCGTGGTGGCGGCAGGCCCAGCTCCATGCTTTTCTCTGGCCTGGTGGGCGTCACTCCAGACGGCAAGTCGGTCAATGAGGTGGCTGACTCGATAACCCCGAGCGCTGATAAGACCCAGTACACCGTTAAGCTCAAGCCGGGTTGGAAGTTCAGCGACGGCTCTCCAGTCAAGGCTTCCTCCTTCACCAAGGCCTGGAGCTACACGGCTAATGCGGTCAATGCGCAGAAGGGTTCCAGCTTCCTCTCCCTGATTAAGGGATACGATGAGCTGCAGGACACCAACATTAAATCTGACGCCCAGTTGAGCGGTCTGAAGGTTATTGATGACCTGACGTTCACCGTTGATTTGACCCAGCCTGATTCCGTATTCCCAATCAAGGTGGGCTATGATGCCTTCTTCCCGCTACCTGAGTCCTTCTACAAGGACCCGAAGGGCTTTGGCGAGCACCCGGTGGGTAATGGTCCTTACAAGTTCCAATCCTGGGAGCACAACAAGTCCATTCAGTTGGTAAAGAACCCTTATTACAAGGGTCAGTTCAAGCCTCGCAACGGCGGCATCACCTTCAAAATATATACGTCCACCGACGCCGCTTACGCCGATATTCAGGCTGGGAATCTGGACTTAATGGAGAACGTGCCCGCCTCAGCCAGCAAGACCTTCACCTCTGATACGAACGTGCAGTCCTTCAACAAGGCTGGTTCCAGTATCGCCGCCGTGGCCCTGCCCTCTAACTTGGAGCACTTCAAGGAAGATCAGGAAGGCATCCTGCGTCGCCAGGCCATCTCCATGTCCATCGACCGCGAGTCCATCTGCAAGAAGGTGCTCAACGGCACCGCTTCCCCAGCGGCCTCCTATTCGGCGCCCACGATTCCCGGATACACGACGGATCTGGAAAACTCCGGCAACATCAAGTACAACCCGAAGAAGGCCAAGGAGCTGTGGGACCAGGCAAACAAGATTTCCAAGATTCCTGCCGACTACAAGCTCACCTTTAGCTACAATGCCGACGAGACCAGCTACAAGTCGGTCTACAAGGCCGTGGCGAACATGGTGAAGTCCAACCTGGGCATCGACACAGAAGATGTGCCCGTGGCAACCTTCCAGGAGTACCGTCAGAACGTGACCGCTCGTAAGATGACTGGTGCTTTCCACGCTGGCTGGACCCCAGACTACCCATCGGTGGAGAACTACCTGCACCCGATCTATGCCTCTGACTCGGCTGATGGCAAGGGAGCAAACGATACCGACTACAAGAACCCCGAATTCGATGACTTGATCAAGCAGTCCGCTAAGGCCGCTGACAGCAAAGAGGAGAACGCCCTCTACGCCAAGGCTCAAGGCATCCTTTTGAGGGATATGCCCGGTATTCCGCTCTACTACCTGAACCGCACTGGCGCTGCCTCCAAGCAGGTGAAGGACTTCACCATGAGCTGGCAGAACTACCCGGTCTACTGGATGGCTAGCGTCACCAGCAAGTAG
- a CDS encoding peptide ABC transporter substrate-binding protein, translating to MKKSPKLTIVAASACALSLALAGCGGTSGQDDKSRVSSVDAIISAYGCEPAKPLIPSDTGEACGGNPLDMMFSKLVRFDKSGKAHNEIAKEIKANADMTQYKVTINDGWKFSDGTPVTASSFTKAWSWGANVNNAQLDASFFDNIQGYDEAQAKGTPANAQLSGLKVLDDHTFTVDLKSPSSTFPIQVGYTAFAPLPEVFYKDTKAFGEKPVTVGPYNFQSWEHNKAIKLVKNKGYKGTAQVKNGGLEFRIYTDVDAGYADVQAGNLDVIDSIPTSAQKTFQSDSTVQAYNEPGSVTQGFTIPSFMDHFKEDQEGRLRRQAISMSIDRKQIIDKVLGGMGTQPTDFTAPSIPGYSKDLKGSEVLKYNPKEAKKLWAQADAISKWPADQTFKLAYNSDGGAKDTYDAIANSIKNTLGIKAEGTPVPTFSEFRNNVSARKYHDAVLRSSWQPDYPSPENYLKPLYASSAADGNGSNDGDYKNPKFDDMLTQAAQAKSVDEANKIYQRAEGLLMEDLPAVPIYYANAKGAAAKNVNGFTMNWKNLPVYEELTK from the coding sequence ATGAAGAAGAGCCCGAAGCTCACCATAGTTGCAGCGTCAGCTTGCGCGCTATCATTAGCGCTTGCAGGTTGCGGCGGCACGTCAGGCCAGGACGACAAGTCTAGGGTCTCTAGTGTTGATGCCATCATTTCTGCTTACGGTTGTGAGCCCGCGAAGCCGTTGATTCCCTCCGATACGGGGGAGGCTTGTGGTGGGAACCCGCTCGATATGATGTTCTCCAAGCTCGTGCGCTTCGATAAGTCCGGCAAGGCTCACAATGAGATCGCCAAGGAAATCAAGGCCAACGCGGACATGACCCAGTACAAGGTCACGATCAACGACGGCTGGAAGTTCTCCGACGGCACGCCGGTCACCGCTTCCTCCTTCACCAAGGCCTGGTCCTGGGGCGCCAACGTCAACAACGCACAGCTGGATGCCTCTTTCTTCGACAACATCCAGGGCTATGACGAGGCGCAGGCCAAGGGCACCCCGGCGAATGCCCAGCTCTCCGGCCTCAAGGTCCTCGACGACCATACTTTCACGGTCGATCTGAAGTCCCCCTCATCCACCTTCCCGATTCAGGTGGGTTACACCGCGTTCGCCCCGCTGCCCGAAGTCTTTTACAAGGACACCAAAGCCTTCGGCGAGAAGCCTGTGACGGTCGGTCCTTACAACTTCCAGTCCTGGGAACACAACAAGGCCATCAAACTGGTCAAGAACAAGGGCTACAAGGGCACGGCCCAGGTCAAGAACGGCGGCCTGGAATTCCGCATCTACACGGATGTGGACGCTGGCTATGCGGATGTGCAGGCCGGCAACTTGGACGTCATTGACTCGATTCCCACTTCGGCTCAGAAGACCTTCCAATCCGATTCCACAGTTCAGGCCTACAACGAGCCCGGTTCGGTGACTCAAGGCTTCACGATCCCCTCCTTCATGGACCACTTCAAGGAGGACCAAGAGGGCCGTCTGCGTCGGCAGGCCATCTCGATGTCGATTGATCGTAAGCAGATCATCGATAAGGTCTTGGGGGGCATGGGTACCCAGCCCACCGATTTCACCGCGCCTTCAATCCCCGGCTACTCCAAGGATTTGAAGGGCTCCGAAGTCCTGAAATACAATCCCAAGGAAGCCAAGAAGCTTTGGGCCCAGGCGGACGCCATCTCCAAATGGCCCGCTGACCAGACCTTCAAGCTGGCTTACAACTCGGACGGCGGCGCCAAGGACACCTACGACGCAATCGCCAATTCCATCAAGAACACTTTAGGCATCAAGGCCGAAGGCACCCCTGTTCCCACCTTCTCGGAGTTCCGCAACAACGTATCCGCCCGAAAGTACCACGATGCCGTCCTGCGCTCCTCCTGGCAGCCTGACTATCCTTCGCCCGAGAACTACCTGAAGCCCCTCTACGCCTCTTCGGCGGCGGACGGCAACGGGTCCAACGACGGCGATTACAAAAACCCCAAGTTCGATGACATGCTCACCCAGGCGGCTCAGGCCAAGAGCGTGGACGAAGCCAACAAGATTTATCAGCGGGCCGAAGGGCTCCTGATGGAGGATTTGCCGGCCGTCCCGATTTACTACGCCAACGCCAAGGGCGCAGCGGCCAAGAACGTGAACGGGTTCACGATGAATTGGAAGAACTTACCTGTCTACGAGGAACTAACAAAATAA
- a CDS encoding peptide ABC transporter substrate-binding protein, with protein MKKASAFSLVAASACSLALVLSGCGGSNESSDKSTDANQASDSKAIISVFGSEPAKPLIPSDTNEVGGGHPIGQMFSTLVRFDTKGKMVNEVAKEIKPNADMTQYRITIQDGWKFSDGTSITATSFTRAWSWAANAANAQVASDSYSEIKGFDELQQKGVAADAQLSGLKVVDDHTFTVDLNAPSSTFPVKIGNGPFAPLPDSFYKDPKAFGEKPVSNGPYKFQSWEHNKSIRLVKNPYYKGGIKVKNAGIEFRVYSDPSAAYADVQSGNLDVLDTIPSADVKTFQTDNMVQAVNTPGAVIQQFTIPSYMKHFGEGKEGKLRRQAISMSIDRKQLLDKVLGDTGTVATDFIAPTIPGSSKTLKGEDVLKYNPTKAKELWAEANKISAWSDSDTFKMAYNSDGGHKEIYDALANSIKNSLGIKAEGNPQPTFSEFRNNVTQRKFTDSAFRSGWQPDYPSPEDYLKPNYSTGAADGNGSNDGDYKNPKFDELLKKAASARSVDSANKLFQQSEEILLEDLPVVPLYNANSKGVAAKNVHGFTFNWQGIPDYPSMTK; from the coding sequence ATGAAGAAAGCCTCAGCGTTTTCACTTGTAGCTGCTTCCGCATGCTCGCTGGCTCTCGTGCTCAGCGGTTGCGGGGGTTCGAATGAATCCAGCGATAAATCAACGGATGCGAACCAGGCGTCGGACAGCAAAGCGATAATCAGCGTCTTTGGTTCCGAGCCGGCAAAACCGCTGATTCCCTCCGACACTAATGAGGTGGGCGGCGGCCATCCAATCGGGCAGATGTTCTCGACCCTGGTCCGCTTCGACACCAAGGGCAAGATGGTCAACGAAGTGGCCAAGGAAATCAAGCCAAACGCTGATATGACCCAATACAGGATCACGATTCAGGATGGTTGGAAGTTCTCGGACGGCACCTCGATCACCGCGACTTCCTTCACCAGGGCTTGGTCTTGGGCGGCTAATGCCGCCAATGCCCAGGTAGCCTCCGATAGCTATAGCGAAATCAAGGGGTTCGATGAACTTCAGCAAAAGGGTGTTGCCGCTGATGCCCAGCTCTCCGGCCTCAAGGTTGTCGATGACCACACCTTTACGGTCGATTTGAACGCCCCTTCCTCCACCTTCCCCGTCAAGATAGGCAACGGCCCGTTCGCCCCTCTGCCTGATAGCTTCTACAAGGACCCCAAGGCCTTCGGCGAGAAGCCTGTTTCCAACGGGCCGTACAAGTTCCAGTCCTGGGAGCACAACAAGTCCATTAGGCTGGTCAAAAACCCTTACTACAAGGGTGGCATCAAGGTGAAGAACGCGGGCATCGAGTTCCGTGTCTACTCTGACCCGTCAGCTGCTTATGCGGATGTGCAGTCCGGCAACCTTGACGTGCTCGACACGATTCCCTCCGCGGATGTCAAGACCTTCCAGACCGACAACATGGTCCAGGCAGTGAACACCCCTGGTGCCGTCATTCAACAGTTCACGATCCCCTCTTACATGAAGCACTTCGGCGAGGGCAAGGAAGGCAAGCTGCGCCGTCAGGCGATTTCGATGTCGATTGACCGCAAGCAGCTGCTCGACAAGGTGTTGGGCGACACCGGCACTGTGGCCACGGACTTCATCGCTCCTACGATTCCGGGTTCCTCCAAGACCTTGAAGGGCGAGGATGTGTTGAAGTACAACCCGACGAAGGCTAAGGAGTTGTGGGCTGAGGCCAACAAGATCTCGGCTTGGTCCGATTCGGATACGTTCAAGATGGCCTACAATTCGGATGGTGGTCACAAGGAGATTTACGACGCGCTCGCCAATTCGATCAAGAATTCGCTGGGCATCAAGGCCGAGGGCAACCCCCAGCCCACGTTCAGTGAGTTCCGCAACAACGTTACCCAGCGTAAGTTCACCGATTCGGCCTTCCGTTCCGGCTGGCAGCCTGATTACCCCTCGCCCGAAGACTACTTGAAGCCGAACTACTCGACTGGCGCGGCCGATGGCAATGGTTCGAACGACGGTGATTACAAGAACCCGAAGTTCGACGAGCTCTTGAAGAAAGCGGCTTCGGCTAGGAGCGTGGACTCCGCTAATAAGCTCTTCCAGCAGTCCGAGGAGATCCTCCTGGAGGACCTGCCGGTCGTGCCGCTCTACAACGCTAACTCCAAAGGTGTTGCCGCTAAGAACGTGCACGGCTTCACCTTCAATTGGCAGGGCATCCCCGATTATCCGAGCATGACTAAGTAA
- a CDS encoding peptide ABC transporter substrate-binding protein → MTHTIRKLAAAATACIATLSLAACGGSSASSGADDQGDASAVITAYDTEPQGPLIPADTNERGGSKPLSLILARLVAFSPDGKAVNEVADSIKPNSGNTQFTVKLKPGWKFSDGSPVTAQSFTKAWSYGANVANAQKNASYFSTIKGYDDLQKSGVKSDEQLSGLKVQDDLTFIVDLSEPDSIFPIKVGYNAFSPLPESFYKDPKGFGEHPVGNGQYKFKSWEHNKSIQLVKNPDYKGQFRPRNGGVNFMMYTANDSAYSDIQAGNLDVMENVPSSASKTFTTDSSVQAYNKPGSVIESVGISGNLDHFKHDEEGILRRQAVSMSIDRDAICKKVLNGTATPAKSYSAPTIPGYSTSLKNSENIKYNAAKAKSLWQQADKISPWPTSAKLDFTYNADQGFGPVYKALANMVRTNLGINCEDVPIPTFQEFRQNVTERKIQGAYHAGWSPDYPSVENYLNPIYGSAAADGKGANDSDYKSSQFDSLMNQAAKATSQSEVESFYDQAQGVLLHDLPGIPVYYANANGAAAKQVKGFSINWQNFPVYWQMSVPSSK, encoded by the coding sequence GTGACCCATACCATCCGCAAACTCGCCGCCGCAGCGACGGCTTGCATCGCAACCCTGTCCTTGGCTGCTTGTGGCGGCTCTTCGGCGTCTTCAGGAGCTGATGACCAGGGTGATGCCTCGGCTGTCATTACCGCTTACGACACGGAGCCTCAGGGGCCGCTGATTCCCGCTGACACCAACGAGCGAGGAGGCAGCAAGCCCCTGTCCCTGATTCTCGCCCGGTTGGTGGCCTTCAGCCCGGACGGTAAGGCCGTCAACGAAGTGGCCGATTCGATCAAACCGAATTCCGGCAACACCCAGTTCACGGTCAAGCTCAAGCCGGGTTGGAAGTTCTCCGATGGCAGTCCAGTGACCGCGCAGTCCTTCACCAAGGCCTGGAGCTATGGGGCCAACGTGGCCAACGCACAGAAGAACGCGAGCTATTTCTCCACGATCAAGGGGTATGACGATCTGCAGAAGTCTGGCGTCAAGTCCGATGAACAGCTGTCGGGTCTGAAGGTCCAGGACGATTTGACCTTCATCGTCGACCTGTCCGAGCCTGACTCGATTTTCCCGATCAAGGTGGGATACAACGCCTTCTCGCCCTTGCCTGAGTCCTTCTACAAGGATCCGAAGGGCTTCGGTGAGCATCCAGTGGGCAACGGCCAATACAAGTTCAAGTCCTGGGAGCACAACAAGTCGATTCAGCTCGTGAAGAACCCCGACTATAAGGGCCAGTTCAGGCCGCGTAACGGGGGCGTGAACTTCATGATGTACACAGCCAACGACTCCGCTTATTCGGACATTCAAGCCGGGAACCTGGATGTGATGGAGAACGTGCCATCTTCAGCCAGTAAGACCTTCACCACCGATTCCTCGGTTCAGGCCTACAACAAGCCCGGATCAGTCATCGAATCCGTTGGAATCTCGGGCAACCTGGATCACTTCAAGCACGATGAGGAAGGCATCCTGCGCCGGCAGGCCGTCTCCATGTCGATTGACCGTGACGCGATCTGCAAGAAGGTGCTTAACGGCACCGCCACGCCGGCTAAGAGCTACTCGGCCCCCACGATCCCCGGATACTCCACCTCGCTGAAGAACTCCGAGAACATCAAGTACAACGCGGCGAAGGCCAAGAGCTTGTGGCAACAAGCCGACAAGATCTCCCCCTGGCCCACGAGCGCTAAGTTGGACTTCACTTACAACGCCGATCAGGGCTTCGGGCCGGTGTACAAGGCCTTGGCGAACATGGTTAGGACCAACCTTGGCATCAACTGCGAGGATGTGCCCATCCCCACCTTCCAGGAGTTCCGGCAGAACGTGACCGAGCGTAAGATTCAGGGCGCTTACCACGCCGGATGGTCGCCTGACTACCCGTCGGTGGAGAACTACCTGAACCCGATCTACGGTTCCGCCGCAGCGGACGGCAAGGGCGCCAACGACAGCGATTACAAGAGCAGCCAGTTCGACAGCCTGATGAACCAGGCGGCCAAGGCAACTTCCCAGTCTGAGGTCGAGTCCTTCTACGACCAGGCACAGGGGGTTCTTCTCCACGACCTGCCCGGCATCCCGGTCTACTACGCCAACGCCAACGGCGCAGCGGCAAAGCAGGTCAAGGGCTTCTCGATCAACTGGCAGAACTTCCCTGTTTACTGGCAGATGAGCGTCCCGTCCTCCAAATGA